A single window of Grus americana isolate bGruAme1 chromosome 6, bGruAme1.mat, whole genome shotgun sequence DNA harbors:
- the CWC22 gene encoding pre-mRNA-splicing factor CWC22 homolog isoform X2 encodes MKSRVTQVNHGSSYERKENYSSRQRSLSPEDRDIECDRSPSPRRRRYSDDSRYDQEYSRREYYDDRTSDGRLERGRERHHEKWEERESDRRKQRRYSSPDRRSPERSSVQSSLAHDETTSKKKKEEVDPILTRTGGAYIPPAKLRMMQEQITDKNSLAYQRMSWEALKKSINGLVNKVNVSNIENIIHELLQENIVRGRGLLSRSILQAQSASPIFTHVYAALVAIINSKFPNIGELILKRLILNFRKGYRRNDKQLCLTSSKFVAHLMNQNVAHEVLCLEMLTLLLERPTDDSIEVAIGFIKESGLKLTEVSPRGINAIFDRLRHILHESKIDVRVQYMIEVMFAVRKDGFKDHPIIPEGLDLVEEEDQFTHMLPLEDDYNPEDVLNVFKMDPNFMENEEKYKMLKKEILDEGDSESEADQEAGSSEEDEDDDEEEDEDGQKVTVHDKTEINLVSFRRTIYLAIQSSLDFEECAHKLLKMDFPESQTKELCNMILDCCAQQRTYEKFFGLLAGRFCMLKKEYMESFEAIFKEQYDTIHRLETNKLRNVAKMFAHLLYTDSIPWSVLECIILSEETTTSSSRIFVKIFFQELSEYMGLPNLNARLKDETLQPFFEGLLPRDNPRNTRFAINFFTSIGLGGLTDELREHLKNAPKMIMTQKQDVESSDSSSSSETNSSSDSDSDSSSSSSESSSSSDSSSSSGNSSDSDVPKAKRKRMQKKSRESDKVSGKKQERRRKSLEKKMGRRQQEERSDTESKSERNHRNVRESQRRDDLSKYHRDESNGRDSYHSGKDRSHERSKDLENKHDNSKPKKAERRASLSDDESYRHWTKDNGHRSRKRERSKSGERAHNNSSPREEDQEDRYRNGSEKYREKYNRYSDQYRESRKKEDRRRENSPHRRK; translated from the exons ATGAAGAGCAGGGTGACACAAGTAAAT catGGTTCCAGCTACgaaaggaaggaaaactacAGTTCACGCCAAAGAAGTTTGTCTCCAGAAGACAG GGATATAGAGTGTGACAGATCTCCATCTCCCAGAAGGAGAAGGTACTCTGATGACAGCCGATATGATCAGGAATATTCAAGAAGGGAATACTATGATGACAGAACTTCAGATGGAAG gttggaaagggggagagagagacacCATGAAAAATGGGAGGAGAGAGAATCTGATCGAAGGAAGCAGAGAAGATACTCATCACCTGATCGTAGGAGTCCAGAGAGGTCGTCAGTCCAGAGCTCACTTGCTCATGATGAGACCACttcaaagaagaagaaagaagaagtgGATCCAATCCTTACTCGCACAGGTGGTGCATATATTCCACCTGCCAAGCTCAGGATGATGCAAGAGCAAATCACTGATAAAAATAG CTTGGCATATCAGAGGATGAGTTGGGAAGCCTTGAAGAAATCGATCAATGGTCTTGTCAATAAAGTGAACGTTTCTAATATAGAAAACATCATTCATGAGCTCCTGCAGGAAAATATTGTTCGGGGAAG GGGATTGCTGTCTCGATCCATTTTGCAAGCTCAGAGTGCCTCTCCAATCTTTACCCATGTTTATGCAGCTCTTGTGGCAATTATCAATTCAAAGTTTCCAAATATTGGTGAATTGATTCTCAAGAGGTTGATACTAAATTTTCGCAAAGGATATCGCAGAAATGATAAG caaCTCTGTTTAACGTCTTCAAAGTTTGTTGCACACTTGATGAATCAGAATGTG GCTCATGAGGTTTTATGTTTGGAAATGCTCACTTTGCTGCTCGAAAGGCCTACTGATGACAGTATTGAAGTAGCAATTGGGTTTATTAAAGAGAGTGGGCTCAAATTAACAGAAGTTTCTCCTAGAGGTATTAATG CAATCTTTGACCGTCTTCGACACATTCTGCATGAATCTAAAATTGATGTGCGTGTGCAGTATATGATAGAAGTCATGTTTGCTGTACGGAAGGATGGCTTCAAGGATCATCCAATCATTCCAGAGGGATTAGATCTAGTGGAAGAGGAGGATCAGTTTACTCATATGTTGCCGTTAGAAGATGACTACAACCCAGAAGATGTTCTTA ATGTTTTCAAGATGGATCCAAACTTtatggaaaatgaagagaaatacaaaatgctgaagaaag AAATTCTTGATGAAGGTGACAGTGAATCTGAAGCGGATCAAGAGGCTGGAAGTAGtgaggaagatgaagatgatgatgaagaggaggatgaagatg gtCAGAAAGTTACTGTCCatgacaaaacagaaattaaccTGGTCTCCTTCCGTCGTACAATTTATCTTGCTATTCAGTCAAG CTTAGACTTTGAAGAATGTGCTCACAAATTGCTGAAGATGGACTTTCCTGAAAGTCAGACT aAAGAACTCTGCAATATGATACTTGACTGTTGTGCTCAGCAAAGAACATATGAGAAGTTCTTTGGGTTACTGGCAGGG CGTTTctgcatgttaaaaaaagaatatatggAATCCTTTGAAGCTATTTTCAAAGAACAGTATGATACCATTCATCGTTTGGAAACGAACAAACTGAGGAATGTTGCCAAGATGTTTGCTCATCTACTGTACACCGATTCAATTCCCTGGAGT gtCCTTGAATGTATAATACTGAGTGAAGAAACTACCACATCCTCCAGTAgaatttttgtgaaaatattctttcaggAACTCAGTGAATATATGGGACTTCCTAATCTAAACGCAAGATTAAAAGATGA aacaTTGCAGCCTTTCTTTGAGGGATTGTTGCCTCGGGATAATCCAAGAAACACTCGCTTTGCCATCAATTTCTTCACTTCTATTGGCCTTGGAGGACTAAC gGATGAATTACGGGAACATCTTAAAAATGCACCAAAGATGATAATGACACAGAAACAAGATGTTGAGTCATCAGATTCCTCTTCATCTTCAGAGACAAATTCTTCTTCAGATTCTGATTCTGACAGCAGCAGTAGTAGCTCAGAGTCATCCAGTAGCAGTGACTCCTCATCTAGTAGTGGCAACAGCAGTGACTCAG ATGTTCCTAAagccaaaagaaagagaatgcaaaagaaaagtaGAGAATCTGATAAAGTTTctgggaaaaaacaagaaaggagaaggaaatcacttgaaaagaaaatgggaaggaggcagcaagaggaaaggagTGATACTGAGAGcaaatcagaaagaaatcacCGAAACGTGAGAGAATCACAGAGGAGAGATGACCTATCAAAATATCACAGAGACGAGTCCAATGGCAGAGACAGTTACCACAGTGGAAAGGACAGGAGCCATGAAAGAAGTAAGGATCTAGAAAATAAACACGATAATTCAAAACcgaagaaagcagagagaagagcttCTTTGTCTGATGATGAAAGTTACAGACACTGGACCAAAGATAATGGACATCGCagtagaaaaagggaaagatcaAAATCTGGAGAGAGAGCCCATAATAATTCAAGTCCGAGAGAGGAGGACCAAGAAGACCGATACAGAAATGGTTCAGAAAAATACCGAGAGAAGTACAACCGTTATTCTGACCAGTACAGAGAATCCAGAAAGAAGGAGGACAGACGAAGGGAGAATTCCCCACACAGACGAAAGTAA
- the CWC22 gene encoding pre-mRNA-splicing factor CWC22 homolog isoform X1 has protein sequence MKSRVTQVNHGSSYERKENYSSRQRSLSPEDRDIECDRSPSPRRRRYSDDSRYDQEYSRREYYDDRTSDGRRLERGRERHHEKWEERESDRRKQRRYSSPDRRSPERSSVQSSLAHDETTSKKKKEEVDPILTRTGGAYIPPAKLRMMQEQITDKNSLAYQRMSWEALKKSINGLVNKVNVSNIENIIHELLQENIVRGRGLLSRSILQAQSASPIFTHVYAALVAIINSKFPNIGELILKRLILNFRKGYRRNDKQLCLTSSKFVAHLMNQNVAHEVLCLEMLTLLLERPTDDSIEVAIGFIKESGLKLTEVSPRGINAIFDRLRHILHESKIDVRVQYMIEVMFAVRKDGFKDHPIIPEGLDLVEEEDQFTHMLPLEDDYNPEDVLNVFKMDPNFMENEEKYKMLKKEILDEGDSESEADQEAGSSEEDEDDDEEEDEDGQKVTVHDKTEINLVSFRRTIYLAIQSSLDFEECAHKLLKMDFPESQTKELCNMILDCCAQQRTYEKFFGLLAGRFCMLKKEYMESFEAIFKEQYDTIHRLETNKLRNVAKMFAHLLYTDSIPWSVLECIILSEETTTSSSRIFVKIFFQELSEYMGLPNLNARLKDETLQPFFEGLLPRDNPRNTRFAINFFTSIGLGGLTDELREHLKNAPKMIMTQKQDVESSDSSSSSETNSSSDSDSDSSSSSSESSSSSDSSSSSGNSSDSDVPKAKRKRMQKKSRESDKVSGKKQERRRKSLEKKMGRRQQEERSDTESKSERNHRNVRESQRRDDLSKYHRDESNGRDSYHSGKDRSHERSKDLENKHDNSKPKKAERRASLSDDESYRHWTKDNGHRSRKRERSKSGERAHNNSSPREEDQEDRYRNGSEKYREKYNRYSDQYRESRKKEDRRRENSPHRRK, from the exons ATGAAGAGCAGGGTGACACAAGTAAAT catGGTTCCAGCTACgaaaggaaggaaaactacAGTTCACGCCAAAGAAGTTTGTCTCCAGAAGACAG GGATATAGAGTGTGACAGATCTCCATCTCCCAGAAGGAGAAGGTACTCTGATGACAGCCGATATGATCAGGAATATTCAAGAAGGGAATACTATGATGACAGAACTTCAGATGGAAG aaggttggaaagggggagagagagacacCATGAAAAATGGGAGGAGAGAGAATCTGATCGAAGGAAGCAGAGAAGATACTCATCACCTGATCGTAGGAGTCCAGAGAGGTCGTCAGTCCAGAGCTCACTTGCTCATGATGAGACCACttcaaagaagaagaaagaagaagtgGATCCAATCCTTACTCGCACAGGTGGTGCATATATTCCACCTGCCAAGCTCAGGATGATGCAAGAGCAAATCACTGATAAAAATAG CTTGGCATATCAGAGGATGAGTTGGGAAGCCTTGAAGAAATCGATCAATGGTCTTGTCAATAAAGTGAACGTTTCTAATATAGAAAACATCATTCATGAGCTCCTGCAGGAAAATATTGTTCGGGGAAG GGGATTGCTGTCTCGATCCATTTTGCAAGCTCAGAGTGCCTCTCCAATCTTTACCCATGTTTATGCAGCTCTTGTGGCAATTATCAATTCAAAGTTTCCAAATATTGGTGAATTGATTCTCAAGAGGTTGATACTAAATTTTCGCAAAGGATATCGCAGAAATGATAAG caaCTCTGTTTAACGTCTTCAAAGTTTGTTGCACACTTGATGAATCAGAATGTG GCTCATGAGGTTTTATGTTTGGAAATGCTCACTTTGCTGCTCGAAAGGCCTACTGATGACAGTATTGAAGTAGCAATTGGGTTTATTAAAGAGAGTGGGCTCAAATTAACAGAAGTTTCTCCTAGAGGTATTAATG CAATCTTTGACCGTCTTCGACACATTCTGCATGAATCTAAAATTGATGTGCGTGTGCAGTATATGATAGAAGTCATGTTTGCTGTACGGAAGGATGGCTTCAAGGATCATCCAATCATTCCAGAGGGATTAGATCTAGTGGAAGAGGAGGATCAGTTTACTCATATGTTGCCGTTAGAAGATGACTACAACCCAGAAGATGTTCTTA ATGTTTTCAAGATGGATCCAAACTTtatggaaaatgaagagaaatacaaaatgctgaagaaag AAATTCTTGATGAAGGTGACAGTGAATCTGAAGCGGATCAAGAGGCTGGAAGTAGtgaggaagatgaagatgatgatgaagaggaggatgaagatg gtCAGAAAGTTACTGTCCatgacaaaacagaaattaaccTGGTCTCCTTCCGTCGTACAATTTATCTTGCTATTCAGTCAAG CTTAGACTTTGAAGAATGTGCTCACAAATTGCTGAAGATGGACTTTCCTGAAAGTCAGACT aAAGAACTCTGCAATATGATACTTGACTGTTGTGCTCAGCAAAGAACATATGAGAAGTTCTTTGGGTTACTGGCAGGG CGTTTctgcatgttaaaaaaagaatatatggAATCCTTTGAAGCTATTTTCAAAGAACAGTATGATACCATTCATCGTTTGGAAACGAACAAACTGAGGAATGTTGCCAAGATGTTTGCTCATCTACTGTACACCGATTCAATTCCCTGGAGT gtCCTTGAATGTATAATACTGAGTGAAGAAACTACCACATCCTCCAGTAgaatttttgtgaaaatattctttcaggAACTCAGTGAATATATGGGACTTCCTAATCTAAACGCAAGATTAAAAGATGA aacaTTGCAGCCTTTCTTTGAGGGATTGTTGCCTCGGGATAATCCAAGAAACACTCGCTTTGCCATCAATTTCTTCACTTCTATTGGCCTTGGAGGACTAAC gGATGAATTACGGGAACATCTTAAAAATGCACCAAAGATGATAATGACACAGAAACAAGATGTTGAGTCATCAGATTCCTCTTCATCTTCAGAGACAAATTCTTCTTCAGATTCTGATTCTGACAGCAGCAGTAGTAGCTCAGAGTCATCCAGTAGCAGTGACTCCTCATCTAGTAGTGGCAACAGCAGTGACTCAG ATGTTCCTAAagccaaaagaaagagaatgcaaaagaaaagtaGAGAATCTGATAAAGTTTctgggaaaaaacaagaaaggagaaggaaatcacttgaaaagaaaatgggaaggaggcagcaagaggaaaggagTGATACTGAGAGcaaatcagaaagaaatcacCGAAACGTGAGAGAATCACAGAGGAGAGATGACCTATCAAAATATCACAGAGACGAGTCCAATGGCAGAGACAGTTACCACAGTGGAAAGGACAGGAGCCATGAAAGAAGTAAGGATCTAGAAAATAAACACGATAATTCAAAACcgaagaaagcagagagaagagcttCTTTGTCTGATGATGAAAGTTACAGACACTGGACCAAAGATAATGGACATCGCagtagaaaaagggaaagatcaAAATCTGGAGAGAGAGCCCATAATAATTCAAGTCCGAGAGAGGAGGACCAAGAAGACCGATACAGAAATGGTTCAGAAAAATACCGAGAGAAGTACAACCGTTATTCTGACCAGTACAGAGAATCCAGAAAGAAGGAGGACAGACGAAGGGAGAATTCCCCACACAGACGAAAGTAA